A single region of the Bacteroides luhongzhouii genome encodes:
- a CDS encoding MotA/TolQ/ExbB proton channel family protein has translation METTKKTQVVGIKNAGIVIICCLVIAVCIYQFLLGNPSNFMNNDPNNHPLNMLGTIYKGGVIVPIIQTLLLTVLALSIERYFALRSAFGKGSLSKFVANIKDALAAGDMKKAQEICDKQRGSVANVVTSTLRKYEEMEKNTSLPKEQKLLAIQKELEEATALEMPMMQQNLPIIATITTLGTLMGLLGTVIGMIRSFAALSAGGGADSMALSQGISEALINTAFGILTGALAVISYNYYTNKIDKLTYGLDEVGFSIVQTFAATH, from the coding sequence ATGGAAACTACTAAAAAAACTCAAGTTGTAGGTATAAAGAATGCCGGTATCGTAATCATCTGCTGTTTAGTAATAGCTGTGTGTATCTATCAGTTCCTATTAGGGAATCCATCCAACTTTATGAACAATGACCCGAACAATCATCCGTTGAATATGTTGGGTACTATTTACAAAGGTGGGGTTATCGTGCCTATTATCCAGACATTGTTGTTAACCGTTCTTGCTCTGAGCATTGAGCGTTATTTCGCTCTTCGTTCTGCTTTCGGTAAAGGCTCATTGTCTAAGTTTGTAGCTAACATCAAAGATGCTTTAGCTGCTGGTGACATGAAGAAAGCACAGGAGATCTGTGATAAACAACGTGGTTCTGTTGCTAACGTAGTAACTTCTACTTTGCGCAAGTATGAGGAAATGGAAAAGAATACCTCTCTTCCTAAAGAACAGAAGCTGCTAGCTATCCAGAAAGAACTTGAAGAAGCTACAGCTTTAGAAATGCCTATGATGCAACAAAATCTTCCAATTATCGCTACCATCACTACCTTGGGTACATTGATGGGATTGCTTGGTACTGTAATCGGTATGATCCGTTCATTTGCTGCTTTGTCTGCTGGTGGTGGTGCTGACTCTATGGCTTTGTCTCAAGGTATCTCTGAAGCTTTGATCAACACAGCTTTCGGTATCTTGACTGGTGCATTGGCTGTTATCTCTTACAACTATTACACTAACAAAATTGATAAATTGACTTACGGACTTGACGAAGTCGGATTCTCTATCGTGCAAACTTTTGCTGCTACTCACTAA
- a CDS encoding ExbD/TolR family protein codes for MGRAQIKKKSTFIDMTAMSDVTVLLLTFFMLTSTFVKKEPVQVTTPASVSEIKIPETNVLQILVDPEGKIFMSLDKQQDMQAVLESMGEEYGIKFTPEQEKRFMLSSTFGVPIRSMQKYLDLPEDQRDKILKNEGIPCDSVDNQFKSWVRNARTANADLRIAIKADAKTPYSVIKNVMNSLQDLRENRYNLITSLKAESEN; via the coding sequence ATGGGTAGAGCGCAAATTAAAAAGAAAAGTACGTTCATAGATATGACCGCTATGAGTGACGTTACTGTATTGCTTCTGACTTTCTTTATGTTGACATCAACATTTGTGAAAAAGGAACCGGTACAAGTTACCACTCCGGCTTCCGTATCGGAAATCAAGATTCCGGAGACTAATGTACTCCAGATTCTGGTTGATCCGGAAGGAAAAATATTTATGAGCCTCGACAAGCAGCAGGATATGCAGGCTGTCTTGGAGAGCATGGGTGAAGAGTATGGCATTAAGTTTACTCCGGAGCAAGAGAAGAGATTTATGTTGTCTTCTACTTTTGGAGTGCCTATCAGAAGTATGCAGAAATATCTTGATCTCCCCGAAGATCAACGGGATAAGATCCTTAAGAATGAAGGCATTCCATGTGATAGTGTTGATAATCAGTTTAAGTCGTGGGTGCGTAATGCACGTACTGCCAATGCTGATCTACGTATTGCTATCAAGGCAGACGCTAAGACTCCATACTCAGTGATAAAGAACGTTATGAACTCACTTCAGGATCTGCGGGAAAATCGGTATAATCTGATTACTTCTCTCAAAGCAGAATCTGAAAATTAA
- a CDS encoding ExbD/TolR family protein: MSAEVQESGGKRGKSKQKKISVRVDFTPMVDMNMLLITFFMLCTTLSKPQTMEISMPSNDKDLTENQKSMVKASQAITLLLGADNKLYYYEGEPNYKDYTSLKETSYGADGLRAVLLQKNAVAVNKVRELKQQKLDLKITEDEFKKQVAEIKSGKDTPTVIIKATDDASYMNLIDALDEMQICNIGKYVITDIAEADEFLMKNYDAKGELSQNLAGN, from the coding sequence ATGAGTGCTGAAGTACAAGAGAGCGGTGGAAAAAGAGGAAAAAGCAAACAAAAGAAAATATCTGTCCGAGTGGACTTTACACCGATGGTGGATATGAACATGTTGCTGATTACTTTCTTTATGCTTTGTACCACACTGAGCAAACCTCAGACGATGGAAATAAGTATGCCGAGTAATGACAAAGATTTAACTGAAAATCAGAAGAGTATGGTGAAGGCTTCACAAGCAATTACATTATTGCTAGGGGCTGATAATAAACTTTATTATTATGAGGGAGAGCCTAACTACAAGGATTATACCTCCTTGAAAGAAACTAGTTACGGCGCAGATGGACTACGTGCCGTACTCCTTCAGAAAAATGCTGTTGCTGTCAATAAAGTAAGAGAATTGAAACAACAGAAACTGGATCTTAAGATAACGGAGGATGAATTTAAGAAGCAGGTTGCTGAGATAAAGAGCGGAAAGGATACACCGACCGTAATTATCAAAGCTACGGATGATGCTTCTTATATGAATCTGATTGACGCGCTGGACGAAATGCAGATATGTAATATTGGTAAATATGTGATAACAGACATTGCAGAAGCTGATGAATTCTTGATGAAGAATTACGATGCGAAAGGTGAATTGTCACAGAACTTAGCCGGTAATTGA